Within the Thunnus thynnus chromosome 23, fThuThy2.1, whole genome shotgun sequence genome, the region TATGGTTGTCAGGTTTTTCATTCTGGATTAGccaaaacacagattttatCAAGTTAAATACTCTCTCTcaataacagtttaaaaaaaaactatcacaGTTTTTATATCACTATAATATCATGTATATATTACAgtaggagattttttttttatattatccacttcatcagtttgtttgttttaatttacacTAGATATTCTTATTAAAAGAAGCTAGAATCAAATATCAATTTAGTTAAGGCAGTAAAGCCCAGTGCTCTTTGTAGTAAAGGTGCAAGCCACACAATTAAAAcgacatattatattatatatattattctgtTTATATTATACTTAAAAGTCACTGACCTTCAGCAGGAAGCGCACTATTTGAGAGGATGCAGGTGCATTGTGGGAACTGTGGGAGAGGGCCTCTCCTGCTACAAAACTCATTGGAACTTGCAGAGATCTGACAGGCGAAATTAGACGTCGCCTTCTGACCCACAGTCACGTGTGTCTGGATGTTTAGTGTGATCTGAGAAAGGTCAGGATGTGATTgtttaaaagagaaacaaatgacAATAAGAacttattataaataaaagcttGAACATGATCTGTACCTGCTCAGTGCCGTCCTTTACAACATTGTAGGAAACCATTTTCTGCTGGTAATCATCAGGAATGGATAACCAGTCTGAATCTGGGCATTCATCTTCAAATGTGCAACTAGGAAgagaaaattatattattacagaGTTCATAActgtttgaagatgtcatctgcAGATGTGTGTCTGACCTGTTAGAGCCACACCAGACACAGTGTGGATCCTGTGCAGACCAACATTCCTGCAGAGTTTTGTATGTGCTGCACTTTGACACAGGTACACGCTTCAtctacaacaaaacacaaacattcagcaACATTGTGACAGTATGACTTAACATAAGGCATTACACCACAGTACACATGTACAGTAAACCTACCTGGTTTTGAAATGccatataaacatgtttatgatcCACTTTATCCAGATGtattttgggaaacactttGCGGTCATCATTGGACCTGTAGAGCACCCTCGGACAGGTGGTGTGATAGTTGTTGTCCACAGCAAGCTGACAACAAGAATGTAGCTTTGGTTATGTTTCTGAGAGACTGAGCTACAAATAGAATGTACATCTAACAAGATCTGTACAGGAAGTGTGGATGATGCAACATTTCCTGCATCACCGAAAACCCTGTGGTGACTCCATAGATGTAGTGTTGCATATCTTGGAACATCTATGACTTGGCAACTCGTAGAGGTCAAACCACTAACTATGACAAGCAGCATTTAAGTGATACTCTAAATCTACAAtctttattttgataatcaaacaCACATCCCCTGCAGGCCTGAACAGCGAtataaaatttcaattttcttCATCATGAGGAAAGCAGTTCAGGCCAGGCTGTATATGGTGACAAGTAAAGGTGACACGCTTTCACATTTGGAAACTAAACATAAAAGCTTCGTCTCACACCACTACTATATCATATTTCACTTCTCTACTGTCCATTTGTATGCTGAGTGTATTCCATCAGCAATTGCTTCAACAAAATGTGGCTGAACACCCTACTTTAATTGGAATGTGTAAACTTCAAACTGGatgataaaacaaatatttaaagacTCCCTTGAGACATATAGAGACATATACAGGCTGTCATtgtaaataagaaactgttCTTAATGTCTTGTctgataaaataaagttaaataaataaatcaaaaaatatatatgttatatgtaaaaatacGTTGCTTTGAATTATAATATGtatctgatatggtttttacacacaaggttcagtttgtgttgaattcctttcttaaaattacatctcccccttctccctcattgaagaGTCAATGAACATGCAAATATtgctcattttaaaagtttaactagTAGACACAGTAAGTCTTTTATTTGACTGAACAGCCAACAGTTTTCAATCTGGTTCATGATCTTTAACAACAAAAAGCTACATGGACTGATCCTCTAGAAttgttttttgcaatttttttccTACCATATCCTGCTCAATTATATatgtaatttcacaaaaaatgtagattttattAACACTTGTGAAAGTAAACTGGGCGCTTTTCCACATTTATGTTCAACTCTTTAATCATGCGAGTGAGCGTGTATAAAGAAGCTCTGCAGAATATTAATGATTTCATCAAGGTGATGGAAAGAAGACAGATCGATGATGTGATGTCGAagttacagagaaaataaagaaaggagTGATGCAATTATATTTGAAGATTTGAGTTTGACtttcaaactgaaaaatcaAACTGGAAACGTCTCCTGCACTTATAAAGTAGTGATTGGCTTGAGGtcaaaattacattatgtaCCAGAAGCATTTCAGCATCTTACATCACGTGCATAATGTAACAAGAGTCGTTAGCTGGTGAAAACATCACCTTTTCTCCTCACTGTGACTTAAAGTTACTTTATTTAAGATTTTTACAAGTTAATACGTAGAACCAGCGGCGCCGGAATGAGTTTAGTTATGATCTGATCGACGCTATTTCAGCCATAACTCTAATGTATCTCACTTCGTAATGGTCACATCAtttagtaattaatgtcatACAATAGAGtgtttcaagaataaaacatgagacgccacttttgctaaaaagaaagttgtaAAAGAGGCTATGATGAGCCCTGCTAACCCGACGTCTAAAGACGCAGAATATCGAGTTATTTTggtgtgtgtagaggtgtgtatGATTATTCCGCAGAAGCCTTGTGTCGTTTTCGGCCGATttaatgaatgtaaacacagttcAGGCCGTGCGTAACGACACTGCGCTCTGGCGCGGCACTTCTCAGCGGCTGCGGACATAAGCGGAGCGACCgactgaacacctatgggagattcaGGACTGACgatgctttaaccacattaaacgttattttctgttttctgtgtgttttatttgaaaagtatTATGTATATTTCAAGCATTAATCCGTCATTGTAGCACATTAACAGCAAGTTTTTAGTTTTCacttgttgataaaatcaccgAAGTGACAGCGGAGTGACTTTGTTCCAGAAACAGACGTGGTTCTGATGTCTGAGACCCAGTTTccataaaaacatcaacaaatcgCTTTGCGCTGCTTCGTTGCGCGTCTCATCCCGGCAGTTCGCCGTTTATGCAGCACTTGGCACcacaaagcaaatttcaaggtcaggaaaataccaaactgtccGTGTGCTGCTTGCTGATGTTGCATTTGGtgatcaaattatttaaacttgTCTGAACTGGCAGCCGCGGTCCTCAGTGTTCTGATTATACGGAAGAGGATTTGGGTCACGTGAAACATTTGAGTTCTGGCAGACGAAAAAGTGGGGACAAAAAGTCTCGTTGTCCCAATTAACAACTATTCTGACACCAGTATGTAGAACAAAATAGGAAGGCCTCACTGCATCATCATCTGTGTTGTTGAATTGTTGATCATTAGTCATTTCTCTCAATAGTAAAAGTTTTTCAATAATGGATAGACTGCATATCACTGTTAATACACACCTTAATGAGCTGTCCATCTCCCGTCCCAACGAAGAAAACCATCCAGCTCTTGTGTCTCACTGCCAGCACAGAGGTCATGTTGTTCTGTCTGAGGAGCACCTTCTTTGGCTTCAGGGTCTTTGgctgagaaacacaaacactggtATCAGTTATGAATCCAACAGGTATTTGTGGATGTCTGATCTGTTGAGCTTTCAGGCTGGAAACAACAAGCATCAAAACAATTAAAGCATCAAATTACTAAACCTGTCAATTGTTTTCGGACTTTGATTGTGTAATAGGTTAAGCCTCAGTCAGCAAGGTTTAGTTCCTCGAATAAGCTTTCAGCGGCTGATATGGCTGCACCTTGAAATTACTGTTTGTCTCcatgttttattattcatttatgttaATTTACATGTGGTAATGTCTGTCCTCTAATGCTTAAAGTACGTCTTAGAGGTTCAATGCAAGCAGGTGAAACTTTTTTGCAATACAGCGACCAACCTTAACGTTTCTGTCGTCACAATTAACAGCGTTGCAGAAGTCTGGATCCTCATCGGTTCTCAGGGTGAGATCCGGACTGATGTCAAACATGACCAGCTCGGTGTTGGTTTGTCCTCCGTCCACACTGAACACGCCGCTCCAGAGCACCGGTAGCCCGCCCGGGACCACCGAGGAGGCCAGAAGTCTGCTGCCTTTATCTCCACTATCAGAGATATGGAGAGATGCACCCCGCAGTGACCTCATCGTCTGGAACTTGTTCGTTTTACCTTCGAGCCAAATGAGACGAACTTTGCTGCCTCCTGCGTCTTGAGGCACGTTGGAGAAAAGATAGATGATTGAACTGATCTGAAATCCGTCCACAAACTCAGCGACACTTTTAGTTCTGAACAGAGGGGTAGAGGAGTCGGAATTATAGGAAAATATGCCTCCTGTCTGCTTGTTACTTGTATTATAAAGATACACTGCCTCTGAACGAAGGGTGCAGCTGGTCGTTGTGGATTTGTCTTGCTGTAAGGCGGACAGAATATAAGTCTCATGACTTGATCTCTTCacatccaccaggaatgtgacGGACGCGCTGCTGCGCTTCACGGATCCCACAAGGACGTGTTCACTGTACAGCACCTTAGAGATGTCTGACAGGTCCAGCAGCTCGCAGTAGCCGCATCCGTTGTCGGTCACACCGCAGGTGATCAGGGTGCCATTGTTATCAAACGGCAATAATACGTTGACACTAAAAGTTGCGTTCCACTCATCCCTCTCAGAAACCCGGTAAAAGTGCTGATCATCCGCCCCTTTATCTCCCTTCAAGATTCCTCTCTGGGTCAGACTCTGGACCAGAGTCAGGTCGTGGTTCAGCTGGTACAGCTTCTCGTCAGTGGCGACGTAAACGGTGTTGGTGGACACGGCGAAGTGGCGGACATctccatcaaaaataaaatctccATCCTCCTTCAGGCACTGACCTGGTTTTCCCAAGAGAATAAAAATCAGACCAGACAGCAGGATCATCTTCttgcagcagtggcagcaaAACGCTCATACTTTGACGGTCTGCAAGTCGCTCTGCACTCCGCCACAGTGTCACTGGAGTCGTGCGTAAAAGCGCAGTGCGCGCCTGTTGAAGAGAGAAGTGCTCAAAGTGGGAGGGAGCGCCCAGCGAAACCGAAAACTATCAGACATTTTCATTCTGAGATATAATGATTTTGTAGCATTTGTCCTTCTTGTTGTACGTTTTCAAACAAAGTCTATACAGGAATCTCTGCATGCAGTGATGGGCTACGTGCTATGTCTACATCGTGAATAAATATTGATTCTCAGTAAGGCAGCAGGCAGGTCGGATTGTGCTGCTCTATGACCAATCCACATATGAGAACGGTCCCTGAGTATCTGACAATGGTTTGCATGTCATAGCCTATATGATGCCCTCCAGCTAGTCCTTGAAAACGCCCCGTTTTGAACAGCGATTCTGTTACAATTAcacaaaacagggaaaaaacaGTGAAGGCCCTTTCCTCACGTCCCTCAACAGATGGGACTTTGGACACATTGTCTGGTGTAAAATGTCTCGTCCAGCTGATTTTAGAGACGGAATCCTGACATGAAGGACTAAACTGTATAATGCcctaaaactttttttctatCTCATGGCCAACAGGTCTGTCCGCTGACACCTTATTTTGAGACCCCATCATCTCAACCCTTCTGCAGGTTGGAACTAAACTACTACAGATATCTGTTGATATCTGAGTGACATCTAGTGTCCGCTTTGTGAATTTCTTTCTTCTAGTTGATGCTGGAATGCAGCAAATACGTTGTTAACGAAACAGGTGGatgcaaatgtattatttgCTGAAATCATATAGGCTACTGTACTGACGGTGACGATCGGAGCATGGAGTCCGTTTGGTATTTTAACAGATAACTTGGTATTATAAGGTGATTAAATATGtcttgaaataaatgaaagcagCAGCGTTTCCCATCTCCAGTTCAGAATAGTTGTACTGACTCATATGAATGAGACTGCCTTATATCACCTTTATATTAATGATAAGAGACAAATCCATGATTGCAGAAAGCAACTTCTTCATTAACATTAACCTTAACTTAAATGTAAGCTATTTTtggatttaatatttaatataggcctattttttttaacattaattttTCATGTGTAGGTGTGATATATGGCTTCTAGGTGATTCAACTATTTTCACTGTAAACCTGACAAAAGGAGTAGTGAAGAAAAAACGGTCCAACCGAGTGTGAAGAGAAAGTCCTGACTGATTATAGAGAagagaaaatgtacaaaaaggaaaataattgaaagaaaaataatattacatCGTCACAATATAAATGATTATGCATTGAAACATTTAGGCTACTGTGTGCATGTTAGCTAAATGTATTTCTATGTCTATACTTTTTCTAAACAAAAAGGCTAACTGTAAAACAATTAGTAACATTGTGACTTATTTTCTTCAATGGGAAAAATCCAGCTAATGTTCTACTTACTCCATTTTGTGAGTTCTTGAGGTTAAAGTATGTATTTCCTAGTTAATGTAGGCGAagtcttgttgttttcttgtcgTAGTTTGATGTTCCGTTTTCCATTTTTGTTAATTAGTTTAGCTAACGAGAGGCAGGTGTTTACTAGCCTCGAGCGGTCGACATTTCTCTGATCTATGAcgtagtttttattttttttcacttgttattTCACGTATGTTTCTGtcgtcagtttttttttttttttaaaattcttcttaggtttagtgtttttttgtggaaatttctatatttttcattattattattccaaatTCGTGTGTTCATAAACTTTTTTCCAATTTAATTGCAAAGCGAACTTGAGTCGCTTCCATAATGTTTTATAGGCCTAAATCATATTTGCCGATGTTGGAGAATGGAGTCTGTAATTAACAGATCTataatttgttttgcagaaagtCATGTCTAACGTGTCTCACATCAATGTTTATGGCTCAACTGGGGCAGAAGTTCTGCACCAGTGTTTTCGGCACGATTGGTCTGCTGCTGGATGAAGCGGTTGGACTCAACTCAACATCTTCTACAGGTGAGTGTAAATCTCACTGAGGGTAGCAATAGCAGAACAGGACACCACAGAGGTTTGTCACCTCCAGTATGACAGCTACACAAACTTGTTGATGATGCACAATAGataagttgtggttttattatTTGCTGGACTATTTATTGACCAATTGCAGCAACTACCAGGAGGTTACCAAGCAAacagcagagactccaggaaggAGACTCCAAGCAAAAATATTATTAACATTGCTTCAGACGTTGATCATATGATTGCCAGAAAGCTCTCTGATATGCTCTActcaataaaggcaaaatgtacacaaaagtctctgaacataataaaacaaatacattttaattcttCAAGTGGCCTCTGAGATAGAAACTATACCTgagttaaatattaaaacatagaAAGTGGTTGCAGGATACTGTAAAAGCCCAATACTATACCACACTTACTGCATAGTTAATGTTGCTTCCCTCTATATACACATTTTGAGACTAAAGAGTGTGGTGGAGAAATGAGTATCAATGAAGACTAAGAATAAACACGGCGTATTATATGTTCATCTTGATGTTGGAGTTGCAAAATGTTGGATGATCAGAGTTTGTTCATCTCAGCACTAAGCTTCTTTTTCCACCAGCAGATAATCACCAAcactgaaagacaaacacaagctgaATCAAACCAAGCAGAAAGACAAATAgaatttcattcataaaacagtGATGAAATGAAGAAGGTCTGTTTGACCTTACTGGGTTTTTGAAGGCAGAGTGATTTaggattgatttttttttttttactgtgacctgatgatggcgctagaggaaaagatAATAAtggatcatcaaagttattactaTTCATCCTGATGGGCgtatgaatatctgtaccaaatttcatgataGCAATGAAGCAATAAATGCTATCAAACAGACGTCATCATATCTATCAGAGATTAATGTCACTGACTGGACCAAAATCATTCAACCCTTTCAGTCAACCCTCTGTAGTGTACTTACCAACAATAATACAGGGTATCAGCAGGAGACACAGTGTCAGAAGCACCTGATGTGAAGAAGACGGAGGTCCTAGTCTTACTGTCTTGTCTCCATACTTTATCTGGAAAACAGTGATGgcactgcatttaaaaaatgaattttacaGCAGGAAGTCTCATCAGAGCAGTGGGTCAAAAAATGTTTCCTCTATGTATGATTAATACTTTAAAGGAAACATCACAATCTGAAAGCCATTATATTGAAATCAATATACTTATAAGGACTTTGCTGTGATATACGTTAATTTCCTGCTACCTTGACCAACCACCCTCAGTAATTATAATCACACTAAAGTCTGTGTTGTATTCTTTATTGTAATGTTTAGCttgttgcagtttgtttgaAAGACTTACCAACAAGTGTTGAAACTTGGTGTTGGATGTGCTTTGAATTTCACAGATAAAAACGTCAATCTCGTTATGGTTTTCTTTGGTTTTCATGTTGCAGAAGTAATGCTTTCCTTCCCGGACGCCCCATACTGACAACTCTGCCGTAGTCATCTTCAGTTTGTCTGCCGTTTTCTGAAAGCACAACAGAGGCAAATGCTAGCCTTTTATGAAGTGATGTcatatgtttgtgcatgtgtgctggAAATATGTTGTACCTCTATGTTGATCATGTGCTCATTGTTCCCAGTCCTTGTGGATGTGAAGCTAGTAAACTCGGGGTCTGGATAGTAGGTGATGCTTGTGGAGCAGGTAACAGTTTCATTGGCAACTTTCATAAATACGTTGctggtaaaaacctcctgagtattttcagctgcaggtgTGTCATAAGTTAGATTCTGCAATAAATTAAAGTCATGGTGACACGGTATATTGTAAACTACAGCAATGTAATGTGACTTCACATTATATGACATTATAAGACtttcatgaaatcaaacccTGTTTCTGATACTATTTGTattcaacaaaaatataaatgacgACATGGCATGATTTAACATGACGACtcaatgtaatgtaacataatgGGACATTACATAACAATACAAGATGACTGACATGGGTTAATGATAACTcactgtgcatttgtgtgtgtgtgtgtaaagaccCACCTGAGAGTTGCTGTTTCTGGGAAGAATGACTTCCTGCAGGGCGTGGCTATGTACGACCCCTTCCACAAATTCCAGGTAGGAACCCATGAGTGTGATCTTCCTCTTTCCACTAAGCAACACAGAGCAGCAAAGGAATTTTCATTCTGACACATACTTCAGTTGCACAAGTACTTGTAAGTTTGTAGCTACTGCttgtagttttagtttgttGGTCGATCTAGATGAGATCACATATCACAGTGTTGTTGTTTGGAACTCATCtttacatataataataaaaatacaaacaaatccATTCATACCTGATCCAGCTGCTGCTTGGTGTAACGGCGGTGCAGGAAGGTAAGGAACGGTAGGTGATTTCAGCATTGGCATGGCAACTACCATCTGGGAGGACAACACATACTTTGACTGCACCTTTTTTATCAGTACTGGGAATGTGGAACGTCAGATTTACACCTCTGTTGTTCAATACAGGagatctgagagagagagagagagagagaaaccagtTCGTCTCACTGAAATCTTGACTCATTTTTTAAGAGGGAACTGGTCTAGAAACCAACATAAGAACTAAGCAGAGGAGCAGtctgaccatgtttaatatatatatctgacatc harbors:
- the LOC137175621 gene encoding plexin-C1-like, whose protein sequence is MILLSGLIFILLGKPGQCLKEDGDFIFDGDVRHFAVSTNTVYVATDEKLYQLNHDLTLVQSLTQRGILKGDKGADDQHFYRVSERDEWNATFSVNVLLPFDNNGTLITCGVTDNGCGYCELLDLSDISKVLYSEHVLVGSVKRSSASVTFLVDVKRSSHETYILSALQQDKSTTTSCTLRSEAVYLYNTSNKQTGGIFSYNSDSSTPLFRTKSVAEFVDGFQISSIIYLFSNVPQDAGGSKVRLIWLEGKTNKFQTMRSLRGASLHISDSGDKGSRLLASSVVPGGLPVLWSGVFSVDGGQTNTELVMFDISPDLTLRTDEDPDFCNAVNCDDRNVKPKTLKPKKVLLRQNNMTSVLAVRHKSWMVFFVGTGDGQLIKLAVDNNYHTTCPRVLYRSNDDRKVFPKIHLDKVDHKHVYMAFQNQMKRVPVSKCSTYKTLQECWSAQDPHCVWCGSNSCTFEDECPDSDWLSIPDDYQQKMVSYNVVKDGTEQITLNIQTHVTVGQKATSNFACQISASSNEFCSRRGPLPQFPQCTCILSNSALPAEGLAVTLKIRLGTNQWSEQLKLMKCSDIRGPPTSVLCQQCIDVGCVWSQNGCSWATAGVKNYRVCQMVESGMNPSKPEISSITPSVVSFYGRNHAVLSGHNLRDVTRVRIQADVDCTPRESPVLNNTGVNLTFHIPSTDKKGAVKVCVVLPDGSCHANAEITYRSLPSCTAVTPSSSWISGKRKITLMGSYLEFVEGVVHSHALQEVILPRNSNSQNLTYDTPAAENTQEVFTSNVFMKVANETVTCSTSITYYPDPEFTSFTSTRTGNNEHMINIEKTADKLKMTTAELSVWGVQEGKHYFCNMKTKENHDEIDVFICEIQSTSNTKFQHLLIKYGDKTVRLGPPSLLHQVLLTLRILLIPCIIVVLVIICWWQKKLSAEMNKL